GAATGGCGCGAGAGGTTAGGACGTCAATGGAGGAGCAATCAATAAATAAGGTATGATTTTGAGCAGCGGTAAATAATCCACCATCCCCCAGACATACTCCCTTCACTTGCTCTCCTGTTTGCAGCATGGTGATGATAATGTCTTTGTTTCGGGCTGCTTCCTGTAAGGAAGAGGCAGCGTTTCCTCCTGCTTGGTTTAAGGCATCCAGTGCCTGAGATTGTAAGTCAAATCCTGTGACGACATGTCCGGCTTTCACCAGGTTAATTGCCATCGGTAAGCCCATGTGCCCTAATCCGATAAAAGCGATGTTTGCCATTTTTTCTCCTTTGAAAATAGCGCGTTAAGCGACCTTTAATGACTGGGCATGATGAACTGGCTGGCATGCAATTCCGTTACTGGCCAGCGGCTGGTGATGGTCTTGCGTCTTGTATAAAACTGAATGCTTTCCGAGCCATGCATGTTGGTGTCGCCAAAGGAAGATTGTTTCCAACCGCCAAAAGGATGGCTTGCTATGGGCACAGGAATGGGGATATTAATGCCAACCATGCCCACTTGGACGCGCTGGCTGTATTCTCGTGCTGCATAACCGTCACGAGTGAAAATTGCAGTGCCGTTACCGTATTGATTACGATTGATCAATTGTAAGGCTTTTTCAAAATTTGGAACTCGAACGACAACCAGGACTGGACCAAAAATTTCATTTTGGTAGATTGACATATTTTCCGTCACTCCATCAAATAAGGATGGCCCTAGGAAAAAACCATTGGGATATTGGCTGTGTCTGAAATCTCGTCCATCAATCATGAGTTTGGCGCCTTCCTCGATTCCTTTGTCAATCGCTGTCAGTATGCGTTGGCGATGGCTAGCACTGATGACAGGCCCCATATCTACGCCGGGGGCATCACCAGCATCGACGCGAATAGCCTGAATTAATGGGACAAGTTTTTCCAGCAGCTGATCGCCTGTTTGTTCCCCGACAGCGACCACCACAGAAATGGCCATGCAGCGCTCGCCGGCGGAACCATAGGCGGCGCCTACGATGGCATTAGCTGCATAATCAAGATCAGCATCCGGCATGACCACACAATGATTTTTAGCTCCCCCAAACGTATGAGCGCGTTTGCCAAGCATGGAGGCGGTTGTATAAATAAATTCGGCAACGGGCGTGGACGCAACCGCAGTAAAAGCTTGAATTTCGGGTTGTTTTAACAAGAGCTCA
This genomic interval from Legionella oakridgensis ATCC 33761 = DSM 21215 contains the following:
- a CDS encoding CoA-acylating methylmalonate-semialdehyde dehydrogenase, translated to MVYTVPHYIAGNAYTEKTDKRLTIHNPALGEAIGEVFSANQALCNKAIAAAQEAFPAWSDTPPLKRARILFKFRELLEKHQNELASIVTREHGKTLDDAKGSVARAIEVVEFHCGLMTQLQGTFSLNVANNIDCHTLRQPLGVCAGISPFNFPVMVPVWMMIPAIACGNTFILKPSEQDPSAPVRLLELLSEAGLPAGVANCIHGDKAVVELLLKQPEIQAFTAVASTPVAEFIYTTASMLGKRAHTFGGAKNHCVVMPDADLDYAANAIVGAAYGSAGERCMAISVVVAVGEQTGDQLLEKLVPLIQAIRVDAGDAPGVDMGPVISASHRQRILTAIDKGIEEGAKLMIDGRDFRHSQYPNGFFLGPSLFDGVTENMSIYQNEIFGPVLVVVRVPNFEKALQLINRNQYGNGTAIFTRDGYAAREYSQRVQVGMVGINIPIPVPIASHPFGGWKQSSFGDTNMHGSESIQFYTRRKTITSRWPVTELHASQFIMPSH